In Penaeus monodon isolate SGIC_2016 chromosome 7, NSTDA_Pmon_1, whole genome shotgun sequence, the genomic stretch tatatatatatatatatataatatatttatatatttataagtagatgcttgtgtgtgtgtgtgtgtgtgtgtgtgtgtgtgtgtgtatggttgtgtgggtgtgtatttgtgtatgcaagCATGCTTGCATGCAAgtttgtatctgtgtctgtggaggcatgtttgtatgcatatgtgtgtgtgtgtgtgtgtgtgtgtgtctggttgtctatttgtttgtgggATAAAAtaagtgtgttgtttgtgtgtgtgtgtgtgtgtgtgtgtgtgtgtgtgtgtgtgtgtgtgtgtgtgttgtggtattgtcTCTACTAGTGTCTTTATTCAAGTGTTTACAGCAAGTGTATGATTATAGATGTACACaccatatttttgcaatattatttttactttttttgttatcctGTTTTGTTTCATGATTATCCTATTTCTATGTGAACTTCTTGACTTCAACTGAACATAACATCATAAacctgtcattaccattatcattcttattctgttACCATGGACTGAAAAGAAGTTGCAGCACCATGTTCAGTCCAGCAACATCTAGCAGTATCAGATGCTTGTGTAACCCATAGTATTTATTAGGTTTCTGTAGCAGATCCCATTAAAGGTTGGAGAAAGGGGCAGATACAGTGGTGGGCTGGTGAGTAAGTCGGAGTAGTAAGGAGGAGAGATCTGTCATTCATGGATTCGTTTGCTTTTTCATTGACCCGCTGTggttttgttcttatttattttctcaatATGTAGATGGCTTCACGTGcccttagtcaccaaggagtcgatTACGAGACCTACCTGATCTTACCTGTTTGCCTAAGTCCTTGAATTTTAGTGAAAGTTTTCATTTCTGTTGCGGTTACCACTGTTACTgatgatggtattattattacagtgttgttaacatttgtaatattaattagaatatgaGCTTTTCTCCCAAAATTCAAGGAATATGGTAAATAGGTAAGGTGAGGTAGGCCTAATGTGTGTTTAAAATCAGTAAAACAAGAGTCATAGTGGACAGTGCATGTATAAATGCATTCCCAGCTTCATTTGGTTAATTTAGTTGTTATTGACACCTCTACATGTTGATTGGTGTATCACCTATGCTTTATTTAGGTGGCCCTTGTAAGTACCATACCAACATTTCAAGTGTCAACATCaatgtagaaaagatagatataggtTATAAAATCATATAAGACTGATGAAGTGTCTGTGTTGTGTGATTGAAATTATGCTATCAGAGACATGACTTGATAGTAGACTCATTTGAATATTGGCTTGTGGAATGGCAGGATACAGTACATTGGTTTGTAGTACTGTATTCCCTCGAGCACTGGTGACAAATTGAAACTTTAGTCATGAGACTCAAAAGCATTTTCAGTGTTTTGATTAACCTAGAGGTACTAATAGCACGATAAAAGCATTCATTGTCCTGAAttgattagttaaaaaaaaaaaaaaaaaaatcattatataaataagaataagaaagaaaagaaaaactaaaaatctaaaaaaaaaaaaaaatgcaaaatgaaaattggggggggggggggagaagcctgAAAGAGCAGTATTGTTGTAATTTTCTGAGGTTTTAGCTTTTATGCCCCAAAGGAGGACATGAGTGTATTCTTATCCCCTTAGCATGACACCAGCAGAATGGAGGACAGCCAGGAGGAGCGAGTGCACGACGAGGAAGAGTGGCATGTGGAGGCTATGGCTGTCATTCAGGACGTAAAGGACTGCGTCTCGCAGATCAGCatctcgtccctcccttcctcgaaCACCACTATCTTCTTCAACCTCACCACCAGAGAGAACAACTTTTACTGCATCGAACTGACGGCTTCTGGTTTCAGGTACGGGTGAGGAACGGTTCCGTCTGCTCGTCTGGAGGGATGcgggggaggttttgggggggttggaatGATGTAgaagccttctctctctctctctctttctctctctctctttctctctctctcttctttctctctctctcttctctctctctctctctctctctctctcctctccccctcctctccctcctccctctcctctccctctccctctctcccttccccctcctctccctctcctctctcctctctctctctctctctctctctctctctctctctctcactcactctctctctctctctctctcttctctcgctcattcaccctcactcacacactcactcagttTGTAGATGTAATATTGCCATGTAATTAGTTTTGCACTTGCTATATgcaaacctttttgttttttgtttttaggtaCTATCACcctgttttgtttattctttatttctttttctctttattagctTGATAATCTTAGCATAATAGTTTTGTATATAGATGGTTGCATGTTGTATCAACCTGTATGTAACTGATAAAGTTGTAGCAGTAAGGCATAACCTGACAGCTGAATAGTTAACCTCTGTGTAGTGCTGAGTATAGTGGTACAGATGAGAACCTCGGATCCTGGTTTGCCACAGGATATCAAATTGCACAGCAGGTTTTGCCAAGGTCATTGGGCATACATAGAGTGAAATATGCACATTATGTAAAGTAGCTAGGTATTTTGGTGATTTGTAATTATGaactttgttatttttcattatttttctctgtatctcttcaTTTCATCACTATCTGTCCTCTTCTCATactgtctcctcttcttcttagtcATTCTTTTCCTTGGATAATGAGAAAGCAGTGTCCTGGACTATAATTTTTATAAGGGATGCAAGGACATAGAAAGTCTGTTGCCAGTTTACAAATATGTTCATGTTTTATGTCATATTCATAAACATGTTTGGTATACAAAGAGTAggatattgtttattttgtatatatttgttctctttttcttttcttcttaatttgCTCTTATCATTATGTCTTTGCTCTGTCATACATTAACAGTTCCCATTTTGCATTGTTGTATAtagctctttaaaaaaaaaatcatttttattactcttatgtTCGTGGTAGATATCTGTACCAGTTGAATTATGTCACCAGGATTGTGAGCAGAAAGCACGATGACAACAGCGACCCTCTAGAGCAATACTACGAGACTCCTTACGCACTATTGGACAGCATCAGCCCCCTTTACAGAGAGAGCTTCAGCTCGGCACTGGCAGCCAAACTGATGCTCCTTGAGAGCTTGAATGAGGCAGATGAGCCAGAATGATCAGTGAATCATGAAGAACtgcgaagaaaggaagaaaagtctTCTTTTGCGCTTATTCAACAGAATTTTAGCTTAGTAAGAAAGTAGCATGCTAAAAGTGACTCTGTGCAGGTGTGCTGAATTGCTGTAGTTGGCattgtaatgtaaaaaaaaaataaaaaatattaaaagttctCTGGCCTGGAGGTCTGTGAAACATCAGTTCAAAGTGGATGCTTCTCTTCTTGCTCTgaagtcagtttttttttatggaatgcaGACACTGTAATAAGACACTTAAATATATGAAAACCGGAACTTTCATGCAGTTGAAGTGTAATTAAAATTCAGCTCATTATGTGATCTAGAAAAAAGAAATCTAGAAGCCAGCTTTCCTGAAACAACTAGTAAAATTGAGGGTAAGTGTACTTTTTTCCATTGATCATAGGCAATATGaaaaagatagtatatatatccttctatttttgtgtgtatgcaaattGTTTTGTATCTCTAAATAAGTACTGGTAAATGACTGctgaatatttttctatatttgtggaagaacaaaagaatttttttttttttttttttttttttttttttttttttcccccttcaaggCATGTTTCTTCTGACATAGTTGACGTCTACCAACTTCAATGTATTTGTGAAAGACATTGacacaaagatgaatagaaaTTAGATGTGTTAAACTGTCAAGCATGAGATCATTTGATAATACACTATGGACTGTAACAGCAACGTCTTTTATTTTATAACTCCCTTATCGAGAAGAGCTCAGATTAGCCtgtgttatatattgtacattaaaGTGAAAATTAAGTTTCCTGTCTTGCTCCCTTCATTTAGGTGGTAGTGATTAGTGTTTTTCACTGGTTCATTGGTTAGTGTTCAGTCTGTAGTAAAATAATCATTTCAAGTTCTTCATCAACTTTAATTGCAAGTAGGAGCTGCACGGtaataaattcatatttttcatacaGAGCAAGAGATAGAGTTCTGCATCTAGAATTTGTTCTTTTAGTGCTGTCACTCtttgaattaattttttaaaaagattctgTTCTTTCTCAGCTTTTATGAACAAGGAAGACATTGTGAAAATAGAATGTACATGAAATGTTAATGGCACTTATTCAGGTCTACTATAGTCAGATGGGTGAAGGGTTGAATGAGCATCTGGCAGACAGTTATCAGGTGCTCTGGTGGCTTCTGGGTTATGAGAATAGCCTGGAGAGCTGCCAGGGTATTCTGTAGTATAAATCACCAGCTGTCATGTACAGGTAGTAATGCCTAAGTGATGGTTTGAGTCTTTtaactttctgtgtgtgtgtgtgtgtgtgtgtgtgtgtgtgtgtgtgtgtgtgtgtgtgtgtgtgtgtgtgtgtgtgtgtgtgtttgtgtgtgtgttgtgtgtgtgtgtgtgtgtttgtgtgtgtgtttgtgtgtgtgtgtgtgtgtgtgtgtgtgtgtgtgtgtgcttgtttgtgtgtgtggattgttttGATGTACATTTTTACTTTCGTTGTAGatatttcataaaaagaaaaacaataaaaccctagagaaaaaatgtatatacattataagaaATACAGATAGAAATATTACATATTTGGTTTTAAACTaactagaaataataaaaataaccatctATTGTCTTTATTGCTATTGTACAAACTGGTATAGAATTCTCGAGCAAGATTCCCATAATATAAAACCCCCATTATTACAATGAATGCTTAGAAGAGGCTCAGCAAGCACAGGTGTTTATCCCTTTGGCAGCTTGCCTCTTCCTACCAAGGGTTACTCACACTTTTTGGTTTCTTTGTGGGAAATACATTTTGCCTCCATCCCACCCATCCCAACCAGCCAGACTTAAATatgtcttttccttatttttctgatgattatgatgatgatgattgttgttgtttttgttattattattattgttattattattattattattattattattattatcatcatcactattattataattattactattattactgttttaattatcattatcattgttattgttggtattattatcattcttattattatcatcattgttattattgtttttgtttttgtttttttattgttgttattattatttattattattattattattagtattattagtattattatcattactattattactgttgttattatcattattttcctattaATTTTGAATCTTTAAATAGCTTGCTAATGATGTTTCCCTTGCCTGTTACAGAACTGCTTTGCCAAACTTAAATTGCTTGACAAAAGATTTTGCATTGTTGGACTGTTAAGGGATATTGAAATTAAcaatattttaatgaaattagTCAAATAGTAATTgccatgttttctctctctctctctctctctctctctctctctctctctctctctctctctctctctctctctctctctcctctctctctctctctctctcctcctctctctctctctctctctctctcctctctctctctctctctctctctctctctctctctctctctctctctctctctctctctctctctctctctctttctattttctttctttctttttcttttctttatctttaatctTTACATGGCATGCTATTACTAGTCTGAGGGTATAAAGTGTATTAACCCTTGCTGTGTGATTGCCATGGCCACTGTGGTTTTAgtccatttattgtttttatatagagATGTCTCCACAAGTGTTTAGGCAACGTGAATTTAGTTACTAGTCCTACCGGTCTCCCCAGTTTACCATTtccttaattttcatatatatatatatatatatatatatatatatatatatatatatatatatatatatatatataagagagagagagagagagagagagagagagagagagagagagagagagagagagagagagagagagagagagagacaaatagataaatatatatataaatatagatatatataattttttttttctgttaacattttattgttaataagattatgataatcataacatcaatgataacaattgcaattacaatattaatagcactaaaaaaaaaaggcaaaaaaactcaattcaagaggaaattaagtgacatTTAATGGAGTCCTTGTTGGCTGAGCATTTGTCGAGCTATTTATCTGTAAACAAAATTCACTAAATAGAAGTGCATTGGTCATCGCATGGTCCAGTTAGCCCAGGGTTTAATTGTTTTGGGTTAAAGCTTTTACACCAAAGCGATGTGTTGAGTTATTTATATCAAAGGTTGAGTTACTTATATCAAAGGTTGAGTTACTTATATCAAAGGTTGAGTTACTTATATCAAAGGGGCTAGACTTATTTTAACTTGATTAGAAGTGGGTAGACTTATTTTAACTTGATTAGAAGTGGGTAGTGAAAGTGGTGAGTAAAAATGGTCGATGAGTATGGAATAAGGCGATGCTAGTGGGTAAATCTGCTATGTAATAGGATGGTTTGTACTtctgaaggaaaattttttttttttggtatataatttttttcccctcttttttttattattaacaaaagaaaaaagagaactggTAGGCatgttttataacattttttttttttgtacaaatcaTTAATACTGTAATCATTCATATTAACATCTACTTACCATTTTATGAAACCTatcttgcagagagagagagagagagaagagagagagagagagagagagagagagagagagagagagagagagagagaaacacggatAAATCACGTTTTTACCTCCGCAGTAAGATGGGTCAAGGCAACAGCAACCCTTTGCGGGAGAACCTGGAGTCCCTTCATAACCAGCTGATGAGACAGGCCGGTGCCGATTACGACattgccaccaccaccacactcaccTACGACCACTTCCTAGGATACATTACACAACTGAATCAAATGTAAGGACTTTGTGTTGCTCTGGGGAAAAGGGGTGTCGTTcttgtgttttcctttcttttttcgtgcttctttctttcttttatatatatatatatatatatatataatatatatatatatatatatatatatatatatatatatatatatatatattttttttttttttttttttttttttttttttttttttttttttttttttttcttcccttgtgctttctctctttcctttctgtctttctctttttttctctttctttttcttaatttttctttctttctctctttcattttctttctcgtctttatttctcattcttcccttttgttatttctttgcaTCGTGCAATACCTGATAGCTTGTATCAGAGGTAAAGGAAACATTTGAATTGCCGTTGCCAGGTTGTCTCAGGTCCCTAATGGGCTGACGTTCAAGGCATCATATTTACCGATTTGCAAGCAGATTAAATTGCATGGCCTCGTGACTAAGCAGATATGTTGGTGTTAGAAAGACCCTCTTGCTTCAGTGCCTACTGTCGAGGAGTTCACGTTAGATCAATTTTAtttgcttcattattttttttttatataaaattttggtatgAAGCATTTGTGTTCAGagtcttaatacatatatatttatctatggaaATTGTATACATGTCATGTAAAATTTCTCTCCAAACAGATGTAGAGAGTACAAAGATAGCGAGGGTCACGTCCTTGTGTTTGCTGTGAAGAAAGGTACAGATTCCACGATATTCTGGAAAGCAACAGTTCGCATTGCATGTGTGAAACTCAATACATCGACGAATAAAGTCCAGTCTTACAGGCTTCTCAATATACGACAGTTCCTACAGGTGTGTGTGTCAATTGAAAGTACATTGACATGATTACATGGAATGTGAATTTTATTCGTAAATGTCTGATTAGTGAAGCtataataggttttttttttttttttttttttttttttttttttttttttttttttgaaattttaagaaaatattttgttgTAATTCATGAGAAATgttagaaaaaaatctaaatgataTGGCTTGATTCATATGAGGAAATTCAAGCATTTTATacagtgttcttttttttctttcttttattttctctctttctttttttcaggtatTCCGTCGTATAACATATGAGTGCACAGGTGGCTCCTTAGGTGGTGTTGAAGGCATGCTTGGTGTCGATTCTGCAGGTAAGCTCATTTGCACTGATGTTTGAGAAACAACCTTACAGGATTTGCATCAAATTGTAGTACTGAAACGGTTATCCCTTTGATGCCAGGATGCCATATTATATACATCCCTTGTCCTTGATTTTTGAAgtgatgtttatttttaatttctttctgttgttgatgttgatgataacattataataatcccATAGTaagtaagaatagtaatgatgttaatagcattagatgaaataaaagaatgttCCAAAAATTTAAGGAATGGGGATATGAGGTGATATCCCCATTCCTTCAATTTCTGCAACAGGTGAGTTCAGTGAGTAAGCACTTGtaaagccatctatgtgcaataaaattcaaaaaaattaataatatatttctgtACTTTTTCCAAAGATGGCAGTTCACGCGTGCGGAGCGAGGAAGTGTCTGTCCCTCCCACTATGGCAGCGTCGATGGTCCTAGGAAGGATGCAGGAGCTCCAGGGCGGGACAGAGAACCCCTTGCAAGAGGAAGACCTGCGAAGCGACGGCGCCACGGGAACCCACGGAACGAGTCTGGAGGAATGCGTCATCTGTCTGGAGAGACGACCGGATGTGATCC encodes the following:
- the LOC119574935 gene encoding RING finger protein 141-like isoform X1; its protein translation is MGQGNSNPLRENLESLHNQLMRQAGADYDIATTTTLTYDHFLGYITQLNQICREYKDSEGHVLVFAVKKGTDSTIFWKATVRIACVKLNTSTNKVQSYRLLNIRQFLQVFRRITYECTGGSLGGVEGMLGVDSADGSSRVRSEEVSVPPTMAASMVLGRMQELQGGTENPLQEEDLRSDGATGTHGTSLEECVICLERRPDVILPCAHAYCLPCIEQWWEYASPSSQECTSSSVVYSMSVVDKTCPVCRESLKSTDDTWVLSEVPDDDQVNEEIRRTLIGLAGDKAQSPM
- the LOC119574935 gene encoding RING finger protein 141-like isoform X2 — its product is MGQGNSNPLRENLESLHNQLMRQAGADYDIATTTTLTYDHFLGYITQLNQICREYKDSEGHVLVFAVKKGTDSTIFWKATVRIACVKLNTSTNKVQSYRLLNIRQFLQVFRRITYECTGGSLGGVEGMLGVDSADGSSRVRSEEVSVPPTMAASMVLGRMQELQGGTENPLQEEDLRSDGATGTHGTSLEECVICLERRPDVILPCAHAYCLPCIEQWSVVDKTCPVCRESLKSTDDTWVLSEVPDDDQVNEEIRRTLIGLAGDKAQSPM